One stretch of Arachis duranensis cultivar V14167 chromosome 1, aradu.V14167.gnm2.J7QH, whole genome shotgun sequence DNA includes these proteins:
- the LOC107468131 gene encoding NAC domain-containing protein 100 has translation MEKVASLVLKEEEQMDLPPGFRFHPTDEELITHYLYKKVIDTNFAARAIGEVDLNRCEPWDLPWKAKMGEKEWYFFCVRDRKYPTGLRTNRATESGYWKATGKDKEIFRGKSLVGMKKTLVFYKGRAPKGEKTNWVMHEFRLEGKFSIHNLPKTAKNEWVICRVFRKSSAGKKVHISGIMRLDTFRTELDSSGLPPLTETSPSFDTIHDESPYVPCFSNPIDVPRNQAAGGSGGGGGVFGGSFPNNSSSSVPAYAVSSNILPRMPICGGSLYSTQHQDQSILRALYESNEREMISVSQETGLTTEMNVETNSVVSNFDLGRAHFESLWNY, from the exons ATGGAAAAAGTGGCATCATTGGTGTTGAAGGAAGAGGAGCAGATGGATTTGCCACCGGGGTTTCGGTTTCACCCAACTGATGAAGAGCTCATAACCCATTACCTATACAAGAAAGTTATTGACACCAACTTCGCCGCGAGAGCCATTGGCGAAGTCGACCTTAACCGCTGCGAGCCTTGGGATTTGCCAT gGAAAGCGAAAATGGGAGAGAAAGAATGGTATTTCTTCTGTGTGAGGGATAGGAAGTATCCGACCGGGTTGAGGACAAACCGGGCGACCGAGTCTGGGTACTGGAAGGCAACCGGGAAAGACAAGGAGATTTTTCGAGGCAAATCGCTCGTCGGAATGAAGAAAACGCTTGTCTTCTACAAAGGAAGAGCACCAAAAGGAGAGAAAACAAACTGGGTCATGCACGAGTTCAGGCTGGAGGGGAAATTCTCCATCCATAACCTCCCAAAAACCGCAAAG AACGAGTGGGTGATTTGCAGGGTGTTTCGGAAGAGTTCAGCTGGCAAGAAGGTTCACATCTCTGGAATCATGAGGCTCGACACTTTCCGAACCGAATTGGATTCTTCCGGTCTACCTCCCTTGACGGAGACCTCGCCCTCTTTCGACACCATCCATGACGAATCGCCTTACGTGCCCTGCTTCTCCAATCCAATTGATGTTCCAAGAAACCAAGCCGCAGGCGGAagcggaggaggaggaggagtctTTGGTGGTTCCTTCCCCAACAACTCCTCCTCTTCTGTTCCCGCCTATGCGGTTTCTTCCAACATTCTCCCAAGGATGCCGATTTGCGGCGGTTCCTTGTACTCTACTCAACATCAAGATCAGAGTATCCTGAGGGCGTTGTATGAATCGAACGAAAGGGAAATGATCAGTGTGTCACAGGAAACAGGCCTCACTACTGAGATGAACGTGGAAACCAATTCCGTGGTGTCCAATTTTGATTTAGGGAGGGCTCACTTTGAGAGTTTGTGGAATTACTGA
- the LOC107470739 gene encoding uncharacterized protein LOC107470739, producing MPLVEFAYNNSYHASIGMAPYEALYGRKCQSLLCWYEAGETSLLGPEMISETTEQIKKIHSQMLIAQSRQKSHADQRRKHLEFDEGEHVFLKVTPTIGIGRSIKTKKLNPRYIGPFEIRKRIGPVAYRIALPPHFSNLHDVFHISQLCKYTFDPSHVLEPESVQVKEDLTLSVTPVRIDDNSIKHLHGKEVSLVKVAWSQAGIEEHTWELESDMRKDYPHLFSGLVVNGM from the exons ATGCCTCTAGTGGAGTTTGCTTACAAcaatagttatcatgcgagcattggaatggctccgtatgaagCTTTGTACGGAAGAAAATGCCAATCTCTgttatgttggtatgaagcaggGGAAACGAGCTTGTTAGGACCTGAAATGATAAGTGAAACCACTgagcaaataaagaaaatccatAGCCAAATGCTTATAGCTCAAAGCCGTCAGAAGAGCCATGCTGACCAAAGGCGGAAGCATTTAGAGTTTGATGAAGGAGAACACGTCTTCTTGAAGGTTACTCCAACCATCGGAATAGGGAGATCCATCAAGACTAAAAAGCTAAATCCCCGTTACATTGGGCCGTTTGAAATCCGGAAGAGAATTGGACCAGTGGCATATAGAATAGCTTTACCACCACATTTTTCGAACCTGCATGACGTGTTTCACATATCGCAACTTTGTAAATACACTTTTGATCCTAGTCATGTTCTAGAACCAGAATCGGTTCAAGTGaaagaagatttgacgcttTCAGTAACCCCAGTTAGGATTGATGATAACAGTATCAAGCATTTACACGGAAAAgaagtttctttggtgaaagtagCTTGGAGCCAGGCTGGAATTGAAGAGCATACCTGGGAGCTTGAGTCAGATATGCGGAAGGACTACCCACACCTCTTTTCAG GTTTGGTGGTTAATGGCATGTGA